A genome region from Candidatus Methylacidiphilales bacterium includes the following:
- a CDS encoding prepilin peptidase, producing the protein MNGDWPAELHSLWREPWIGAIWTIWGACVGSFLNVCIYRIPLGRSLIHPPSSCSACGRALRWYENVPILSWLALRGRCRCRLIKLDVRYLLVEAVTAFLAWLLWWQNWSLPAAGVWLVFFSFLIVATGIDWDHMIIPDRISLGGAGLAFLAQIFGSAHIEGLIGWRDAVIGAAAGAGILWAIGCMGRCMFKRDAMGIGDVKLMLLIGAMVGWQGVLFVIGSSACIGAVLGTVLMHSSHWRRYEGRLPYGPFLALGAILWVLGGKEWWRNYFDFWNHLRWM; encoded by the coding sequence ATGAACGGCGACTGGCCCGCAGAGCTCCATTCGTTATGGAGAGAGCCGTGGATTGGGGCAATATGGACAATCTGGGGCGCATGCGTGGGATCATTTTTAAATGTCTGCATTTACCGCATACCGCTTGGTCGCTCATTGATTCATCCTCCCTCAAGTTGTTCAGCCTGCGGTAGAGCATTGCGCTGGTATGAGAATGTGCCCATTCTAAGTTGGCTTGCTCTGCGCGGCAGATGCCGATGCAGACTCATAAAGCTTGATGTGCGTTACCTCTTAGTCGAAGCCGTTACAGCTTTTTTAGCGTGGCTTTTGTGGTGGCAAAACTGGAGTCTGCCAGCCGCAGGAGTCTGGCTGGTATTTTTTAGCTTCTTAATTGTGGCCACAGGAATCGATTGGGATCACATGATTATCCCTGACCGTATTTCACTAGGGGGAGCAGGACTAGCTTTCCTAGCGCAAATATTCGGCAGCGCACACATCGAAGGCTTAATTGGATGGCGAGACGCTGTGATAGGAGCAGCTGCCGGTGCTGGAATTTTGTGGGCGATCGGCTGTATGGGACGCTGCATGTTCAAAAGAGACGCAATGGGAATAGGCGACGTTAAGCTCATGCTCTTAATCGGAGCCATGGTGGGTTGGCAAGGAGTGCTTTTTGTGATCGGAAGTTCTGCTTGTATCGGAGCCGTCCTTGGAACTGTTTTGATGCACAGCTCTCACTGGCGACGTTATGAGGGACGCTTGCCATATGGACCCTTTTTGGCGCTCGGGGCTATCTTGTGGGTGCTCGGAGGCAAAGAGTGGTGGCGGAATTATTTTGATTTTTGGAATCACCTCCGCTGGATGTAA
- the aroE gene encoding shikimate dehydrogenase, which yields MRAILHNGIIPHMSDTVWTLDELKKSEPQKNFFAVLGKPIHHSLSPIMHRAAFEAAAISAQYVRIECSEDTLEPTLHELRRIGARGWNCTLPLKEAMYQLCDERDAHAEKLGAVNTVINQNGQLIGLNTDGPGWVTAVREAFGVDVRDLRILILGAGGAGRALALQAALEDCETLVIANRTFERAQQVAQDAERLFPTKNKLSGSASSRVHAVNWHSEAMRQAIRNADLVVNATALGWKLTDPSVVPGNWLLPHLLVYDTVYRPRITPFLRAAATAGARISNGLGMLLHQGAMAWSLWTGREAPISAMRHALEKALDEDQT from the coding sequence TTGCGTGCCATCCTCCACAACGGCATCATTCCCCACATGAGCGACACCGTATGGACGCTTGATGAACTCAAAAAATCAGAACCCCAAAAAAACTTCTTCGCCGTCCTAGGCAAACCAATCCATCACTCCCTATCCCCCATCATGCACCGTGCAGCATTTGAAGCCGCAGCAATCTCCGCTCAATACGTCCGCATCGAATGCAGCGAAGATACACTCGAGCCAACCCTCCATGAGCTCCGACGAATCGGCGCTCGAGGCTGGAATTGCACCCTCCCACTCAAAGAAGCCATGTATCAACTCTGCGATGAACGCGATGCTCACGCAGAAAAGCTCGGCGCAGTCAACACCGTCATCAACCAAAATGGCCAACTCATTGGACTCAACACAGACGGCCCTGGCTGGGTCACAGCCGTCCGCGAAGCATTCGGCGTAGATGTCCGCGACTTACGCATCCTCATCCTCGGAGCAGGCGGTGCAGGCCGCGCACTGGCTTTACAAGCAGCACTCGAAGATTGCGAGACCCTTGTCATAGCCAATCGCACGTTTGAACGAGCTCAACAAGTCGCACAAGATGCCGAGCGACTCTTCCCCACAAAAAACAAGCTTTCAGGATCGGCCTCCTCACGAGTCCATGCAGTGAACTGGCACAGCGAAGCGATGCGACAAGCCATCCGCAACGCCGACCTCGTTGTAAATGCGACTGCGTTAGGTTGGAAACTCACCGACCCCAGTGTCGTCCCTGGAAACTGGCTCCTTCCACACCTTTTAGTGTATGACACTGTCTATCGTCCCCGCATTACCCCGTTTCTACGTGCCGCTGCAACGGCCGGCGCCCGCATCAGTAATGGCCTCGGAATGCTCTTGCATCAAGGCGCTATGGCTTGGAGCTTGTGGACTGGCCGCGAAGCTCCGATTTCCGCTATGCGTCATGCCCTAGAAAAGGCTCTAGACGAGGATCAAACATGA